The Uruburuella testudinis genome window below encodes:
- a CDS encoding sodium-dependent transporter, with protein MSTPMPRQTWSNRLTYILTVAGATVGFGATWRFPYLVGENGGGAYVLLFCAAMLVIGIPMILVENVIGRRKGMNALDAFGGSLNGKPVPKIWKTVGWLGLAGAFGIMAYYMVLGGWVISYIVNIIGGGLPLAAPINGGATRAFFMEHIENSPWQIAFYTLLFVLVNHWILVKGVIGGIEKAAKYLMPLLFVFLIFMVIRNLTLPGAMEGVTFYLKPDFSKITPQLFVFVLGQVFFALSLGFGVMITLSSYLDKKENLVQTAVITALTNTLIAVLAGFMIFPSLFSFGVAPDSGPTLVFQSLPIVFSHMWAGPVFAVVFFSLLLIAALTTSLTIYEVLITALQEKTRMRRRAAITLVLGLIFLLGNLPSILSYGPWRQIRFFGNNIFDSFDYLSGNILFMLTALGSALFVGFVMKEEAKDELLHHGNHRTVTFWFAYVKYVVPIVIAAIFISNLL; from the coding sequence ATGTCTACTCCCATGCCCCGTCAAACATGGTCTAACCGTTTGACCTATATCCTCACCGTGGCCGGCGCCACCGTGGGTTTCGGCGCCACTTGGCGCTTTCCTTATTTGGTCGGCGAAAACGGCGGCGGCGCCTATGTGCTGCTGTTTTGCGCCGCCATGCTGGTTATCGGTATTCCGATGATTTTGGTAGAAAATGTTATCGGCCGCCGCAAAGGCATGAATGCGCTGGATGCGTTCGGCGGTTCGCTCAACGGCAAACCGGTGCCGAAAATCTGGAAAACGGTGGGCTGGCTCGGCCTGGCCGGCGCATTCGGCATCATGGCTTATTATATGGTGCTGGGCGGCTGGGTCATCAGCTATATCGTCAACATTATCGGCGGCGGTTTGCCGCTTGCCGCACCGATAAACGGCGGCGCCACCCGGGCTTTTTTTATGGAACATATCGAAAACAGCCCTTGGCAAATCGCATTTTATACCTTGCTGTTTGTGCTGGTGAACCACTGGATTTTGGTTAAAGGTGTCATCGGCGGTATTGAAAAAGCGGCCAAATATCTGATGCCTTTGCTGTTTGTGTTTTTGATTTTTATGGTCATCCGCAACCTTACCCTGCCCGGCGCGATGGAGGGGGTTACGTTTTATCTGAAACCGGATTTCAGTAAAATCACGCCGCAGCTGTTTGTGTTTGTGTTGGGGCAGGTGTTTTTTGCCCTGAGTTTGGGCTTCGGGGTGATGATTACCTTGTCAAGTTATCTCGATAAAAAAGAAAATCTGGTGCAAACCGCCGTTATTACGGCACTGACCAACACCTTGATTGCGGTGTTGGCGGGCTTTATGATTTTCCCATCCCTGTTCAGCTTCGGCGTTGCCCCTGATTCGGGGCCGACACTGGTGTTTCAGAGCCTGCCGATTGTGTTTTCCCATATGTGGGCAGGGCCTGTGTTTGCGGTGGTGTTTTTCTCGCTGCTGCTGATTGCGGCGCTCACCACATCGCTGACCATTTATGAAGTGCTGATTACCGCGTTGCAGGAAAAAACCCGCATGCGCCGCCGGGCAGCCATCACCCTTGTGTTGGGGCTGATTTTCCTGCTCGGCAACCTGCCTTCGATTTTAAGCTACGGGCCATGGCGGCAGATACGTTTTTTCGGCAACAATATTTTCGACAGCTTTGATTATCTGAGCGGCAATATTCTGTTTATGCTCACCGCACTGGGCTCGGCGCTGTTTGTCGGCTTTGTGATGAAAGAGGAAGCCAAAGACGAATTGCTTCATCACGGCAACCACCGCACAGTAACCTTTTGGTTTGCCTATGTGAAATATGTTGTTCCCATTGTGATTGCCGCTATTTTCATCAGCAATCTGCTGTAA